A single genomic interval of Pieris brassicae chromosome 14, ilPieBrab1.1, whole genome shotgun sequence harbors:
- the LOC123718214 gene encoding zinc finger protein 583-like isoform X1 — protein sequence MLPYLLLMNRLKSNRREDLQVGNPECCRTCLGSENLTDIFTSKNIMIKRMQQLKLTTGLRVKYNDGLSQKICSQCLDMMEIALKFRQISLEAQEALLDMKKYKDSEENRFTIKIERDNDFQEVEIEFPKKSMHRQTSKISQNKNLRLKMVKVKKKVRKKRKSMQIPNADSYTCPVCQMVFTIKSSFAQHVRYHYNPYVCELCGKRCRSISTLEAHKRAKHGLEKIYKCDQCEKEFAYREAYQIHVRTHTGEKPYICDICGAGFHRRGTFVQHLGVHNPANTVQCDLCPTRVKSLQFLYSHKNRVHSGKRYRYICPICDRRFDLPTKVKKHALEEHQVGEKDLGTIVRINTFLQNTSQKRSSDSGTNDLE from the exons atgttgcCGTATCTTCTGCTTATGAACCGTTTAAAAAGCAATCGGCGAGAGGATTTACAAGTAGGTAATCCAGAATGCTGCAGGACCTGTCTAGGATCTGAAAATCTCACTGATATTTTCACATCTAAAAACATAATGATAAAACGTATGCAACAACTAAAGCTGACTACTGGATTACGG gtaaaatataatgatggATTATCACAGAAAATATGTTCACAATGCTTAGATATGATGGAGATTGCATTAAAATTTAGACAGATAAGCTTAGAAGCACAGGAGGCATTGCttgatatgaaaaaatataaagattctGAGGAAAAtagatttacaataaaaattgaaagagATAATGATTTTCAGGAAGTAGAAATCGAGTTTCCTAAAAAGAGCATGCATAGACAAACATCAAAAATATCTCAGAATAAAAATCTAAGGTTGAAAATGGTAAAAGTG AAAAAGAAGGTTAGAAAAAAGAGAAAGTCTATGCAAATACCGAATGCAGATTCATACACATGTCCGGTCTGTCAAATggtctttacaattaaatcgTCATTTGCACAGCATGTGAGATATCACTATAACCCATATGTTTGTGAG TTATGCGGGAAGCGATGTAGGTCCATTTCGACACTGGAAGCTCACAAGCGAGCGAAACACGGCCTTGAAAAGATTTACAAATGTGATCAATGTGAGAAAGAATTTGCCTATCGAGAAGCTTATCAG ATTCATGTCCGAACGCATACGGGCGAAAAGCCGTACATATGCGACATATGTGGGGCTGGATTCCACAGACGCGGCACTTTTGTTCAGCATTTGGGAGTGCATAATCCAGCAAACACTGTACAA TGTGATCTGTGCCCGACGCGAGTTAAATCTCTGCAATTTCTATATtcacacaagaacagagttcATTCGGGTAAACGATATCGCTATATTTGTCCCATTTGTGATAGACGATTCGATTTACCGACGAAAGTTAAGAAACATGCATTAGAAGAGCATCAAGTTGGTGAAAAGGATTTAGGAACGATAGTTAGGATTAATACATTCCTTCAAAATACGTCACAAAAGCGTTCGTCGGATTCGGGAACGAATGATTTAGAGTGA
- the LOC123718214 gene encoding zinc finger protein 62 homolog isoform X2 has product MLPYLLLMNRLKSNRREDLQVGNPECCRTCLGSENLTDIFTSKNIMIKRMQQLKLTTGLREVEIEFPKKSMHRQTSKISQNKNLRLKMVKVKKKVRKKRKSMQIPNADSYTCPVCQMVFTIKSSFAQHVRYHYNPYVCELCGKRCRSISTLEAHKRAKHGLEKIYKCDQCEKEFAYREAYQIHVRTHTGEKPYICDICGAGFHRRGTFVQHLGVHNPANTVQCDLCPTRVKSLQFLYSHKNRVHSGKRYRYICPICDRRFDLPTKVKKHALEEHQVGEKDLGTIVRINTFLQNTSQKRSSDSGTNDLE; this is encoded by the exons atgttgcCGTATCTTCTGCTTATGAACCGTTTAAAAAGCAATCGGCGAGAGGATTTACAAGTAGGTAATCCAGAATGCTGCAGGACCTGTCTAGGATCTGAAAATCTCACTGATATTTTCACATCTAAAAACATAATGATAAAACGTATGCAACAACTAAAGCTGACTACTGGATTACGG GAAGTAGAAATCGAGTTTCCTAAAAAGAGCATGCATAGACAAACATCAAAAATATCTCAGAATAAAAATCTAAGGTTGAAAATGGTAAAAGTG AAAAAGAAGGTTAGAAAAAAGAGAAAGTCTATGCAAATACCGAATGCAGATTCATACACATGTCCGGTCTGTCAAATggtctttacaattaaatcgTCATTTGCACAGCATGTGAGATATCACTATAACCCATATGTTTGTGAG TTATGCGGGAAGCGATGTAGGTCCATTTCGACACTGGAAGCTCACAAGCGAGCGAAACACGGCCTTGAAAAGATTTACAAATGTGATCAATGTGAGAAAGAATTTGCCTATCGAGAAGCTTATCAG ATTCATGTCCGAACGCATACGGGCGAAAAGCCGTACATATGCGACATATGTGGGGCTGGATTCCACAGACGCGGCACTTTTGTTCAGCATTTGGGAGTGCATAATCCAGCAAACACTGTACAA TGTGATCTGTGCCCGACGCGAGTTAAATCTCTGCAATTTCTATATtcacacaagaacagagttcATTCGGGTAAACGATATCGCTATATTTGTCCCATTTGTGATAGACGATTCGATTTACCGACGAAAGTTAAGAAACATGCATTAGAAGAGCATCAAGTTGGTGAAAAGGATTTAGGAACGATAGTTAGGATTAATACATTCCTTCAAAATACGTCACAAAAGCGTTCGTCGGATTCGGGAACGAATGATTTAGAGTGA